The proteins below come from a single Malus domestica chromosome 03, GDT2T_hap1 genomic window:
- the LOC103428602 gene encoding GDSL esterase/lipase At5g55050-like has protein sequence MAKCYTNVLPKAFFVIVFSLFTSGFLVALSEAQMVPAIYVFGDSLVDVGNNDYLTISVFKADFPHNGVDYPGKVATGRWGNGKNSADFLAEKVGLPTSPPYLSLVSKSNKRKASFVNGVSFASGGAGIFNGSDEQYRQAIPLSYQVNYYSEVHQNIGLQLGSKGAKDHLSKSLFLIVIGSNDIFGYFRNSQLQNEYTLQQYANLMVSNLKEQLQRMHALGAQKFIVIGTGPVGCCPAQRNSSTGECNDVENSMSVMYNEALKSMLQQLKPALGISYTLFDTYTVLTNIIQNAASYGFTEVRAACCGMGKLNAEFPCTPVSSLCSNRRNHVFWDFYHPTQATHGIITDKLFDGPSKYSSPMTVKELIAQ, from the exons ATGGCTAAATGTTACACTAATGTTTTGCCTAAGGCTTTCTTCGTCATCgtcttctctctcttcacttCTGGTTTCCTCGTCGCTCTCTCGGAGGCTCAGATGGTTCCGGCCATATACGTGTTCGGAGACTCGTTAGTCGACGTTGGTAACAACGATTACCTAACAATCTCTGTTTTCAAGGCAGATTTTCCTCATAATGGGGTTGATTATCCTGGCAAAGTAGCAACTGGGAGGTGGGGTAATGGAAAAAATTCTGCAGATTTTCTTG CTGAGAAAGTAGGGTTACCAACATCGCCACCGTATTTGTCACTTGTATCCAAGTCCAACAAGCGAAAAGCATCCTTCGTCAACGGAGTTAGCTTTGCCTCCGGAGGAGCTGGAATCTTCAACGGTTCAGATGAACAATAT CGTCAGGCGATACCCTTGTCTTACCAAGTAAACTACTACTCAGAAGTGCATCAAAACATTGGGCTACAACTAGGCTCCAAGGGCGCCAAGGACCATCTTTCAAAATCTCTGTTTCTCATTGTGATTGGAAGCAATGACATCTTTGGCTACTTTAGAAATTCCCAACTCCAAAATGAATACACGCTGCAGCAGTACGCCAATTTGATGGTATCGAATCTAAAGGAACAATTACAG AGAATGCATGCTCTAGGCGCGCAGAAATTTATAGTTATAGGGACTGGGCCGGTTGGCTGCTGTCCGGCGCAAAGGAATTCAAGTACAGGAGAGTGCAATGATGTTGAAAACTCGATGTCCGTCATGTACAATGAAGCCCTTAAGTCCATGTTGCAGCAATTGAAACCGGCGTTGGGCATAAGCTACACCCTCTTTGACACTTATACTGTCTTGACTAACATCATTCAAAACGCAGCTTCTTACG GATTTACAGAGGTTAGAGCTGCATGCTGTGGGATGGGGAAGCTTAACGCCGAGTTTCCTTGCACGCCAGTTTCGTCCTTGTGCTCCAACAGGAGGAACCATGTATTCTGGGATTTTTACCATCCTACACAGGCAACTCATGGCATCATAACGGATAAACTTTTTGATGGCCCTTCAAAATACTCATCCCCAATGACTGTGAAGGAGTTAATTGCTCAATAA